Proteins from a single region of Limisphaerales bacterium:
- a CDS encoding flagellar assembly protein FliW: MLTIENKSIEVAPQAEASAEISGVDLYFASGLLGFELNKDFELITDPELAPYQWLRGKDADQSFLVIPPGYVVEHYNIELADEDVALIGLENSGDAVVLNIATYHSDETVTVNLKGPIVYNKNTQKARQVVPRNAAELSLAHPMGN, from the coding sequence ATGTTGACGATTGAAAATAAAAGTATAGAGGTCGCACCCCAGGCGGAAGCCAGCGCCGAGATTAGTGGGGTGGACCTGTACTTCGCCTCTGGACTGCTCGGGTTTGAGCTCAATAAAGATTTTGAGCTGATTACAGACCCCGAGTTAGCGCCGTACCAGTGGCTTAGGGGCAAGGATGCCGACCAGTCATTTCTAGTCATCCCCCCCGGCTACGTGGTTGAACACTACAACATCGAGTTGGCCGATGAAGACGTAGCCCTGATTGGGCTAGAAAACTCCGGGGATGCCGTGGTGCTGAATATCGCCACGTATCACTCTGATGAAACCGTAACCGTGAACCTCAAGGGCCCGATTGTGTACAACAAGAACACACAGAAAGCCCGCCAGGTGGTGCCGCGTAATGCGGCTGAGCTAAGCCTCGCCCACCCGATGGGGAACTGA